A region from the Osmerus eperlanus chromosome 11, fOsmEpe2.1, whole genome shotgun sequence genome encodes:
- the ncam1b gene encoding neural cell adhesion molecule 1b isoform X10 yields the protein MLHSKDIVFALLLVGSTVALDVQITPRQGEISVGESKFFLCEVVGEAEKIDWLSPSGDRIESNRPDVTVTRNDESSCTLTLYRAGVDNAGTYKCVATNGDQQAESTVNVKIYQKITFQNAPSPQEFNEGDSASLICDVISSPPPTVIWKHKGAKIQMEKDVRFKILSNNHLQIRGIKKTDEGMYTCEGRLMARGEIDFRVIKVVVNVAPSIRVWQSEVNATADAGQAAMLSCAADGFPEPMVSWARNGVVLEAGEKYSFNDDGSEMTLMDVAKLDEGEYTCIAKNKAGEVEQELSLRVFVKPRITYLVNQTASEMQEQVTLTCEASGDPTPTINWSSSKRVFKEEEQSLDGNVMVRSDARLSSLTLKKAEYTDAGLYLCTARSSIGEDARHAYLEIRYSPKITGSVAVYTWEGNPANMSCEVLAHPSQVSLLWLRDGLQLPSLNTTNIKVYSGPSASFLEVTPESENDFGSYNCSASNEMGTESKEFLLIQADVPSAPSVGQVEPFSSSARVLFQEPEASGGVPILRYRAEWKPVTRGSWVHRVYEVQRGASTEVTITGLKPETNYEVKMSAANGKGEGDSSPAVIFKTEPVREPNPPKLEGILQPKGNSLKVKWTKQDDGGSPITHYLVRFKPKQLSEWKPEMRMPSGSDYVVLTSLDWNTEYEVLVVAENLQGKSQPGVLTVRTDPEPAAIPASQGCSAVTSTLSALFMSLLTTLLLS from the exons tgGCTTTGGACGTGCAGATCACccccaggcagggagagatCAGTGTCGGGGAGTCGAAGTTCTTCCTGTGCGAAG tggTCGGGGAGGCCGAGAAGATCGACTGGTTATCTCCCAGCGGCGACCGGATCGAGAGCAACAGGCCGGACGTCACCGTGACCCGCAACGACGAGTCGTCGTGCACGCTCACGCTCTACAGGGCCGGCGTGGACAACGCCGGGACGTACAAGTGCGTCGCCACCAACGGAGACCAGCAGGCCGAGTCCACGGTCAACGTCAAGATCTACC AAAAGATCACTTTCCAGAATGCCCCGTCCCCCCAAGAGTTCAACGAAGGAGACAGCGCCAGCCTcatctgtgatgtcatcagctcCCCGCCCCCCACCGTCATCTGGAAACACAAAGGGGCCAAGATCCAAATGGAGAAGGATG TTCGGTTTAAGATCCTGAGCAACAACCACCTGCAGATCCGGGGGATCAAGAAGACTGACGAGGGCATGTACACCTGCGAGGGGCGCCTCATGGCCCGGGGAGAGATCGATTTCCGGGTCATCAAGGTCGTCGTCAACG TGGCCCCGTCCATCAGGGTCTGGCAGTCTGAGGTGAACGCCACGGCCGACGCCGGCCAGGCGGCCATGTTGTCTTGTGCTGCCGACGGCTTCCCAGAGCCCATGGTGTCCTGGGCAAg GAACGGAGTGGTTCTGGAAGCAGGGGAGAAGTACAGCTTCAACGACGACGGCTCCGAGATGACTCTAATGGACGTGGCCAAGCTGGACGAGGGAGAGTACACCTGCATCGCCAAGAACAAGGccggggaggtggagcaggaacTCAGCCTGCGCGTGTTCG tgaAGCCCAGGATCACCTACCTGGTGAACCAAACCGCGTCAGAGATGCAGGAGCAGGTGACTCTGACCTGCGAGGCGTCAggtgaccccacccccaccatcaacTGGAGCTCCAGCAAGCGGGTCttcaaggaggaggagcag AGCCTGGACGGGAACGTGATGGTGAGGAGCGACGCCCgcctgtcctccctcaccctgaagAAGGCCGAGTACACGGACGCAGGCCTGTACCTCTGCACGGCACGCAGCTCCATCGGAGAGGACGCCCGGCACGCGTACCTGGAAATACGCT ACTCTCCTAAGATCACCGGCTCGGTCGCCGTGTATACCTGGGAGGGCAACCCAGCCAACATGAGCTGTGAGGTCCTGGCCCACCCCAGCCAGGTGTCCTTACTGTGGCTGAGAGACGGCCTGCAGCTGCCCAGCCTCAACACCACCAACATCAAGGTCTACAGCGGCCCATCAGCCAGCTTCTTGGAG GTCACCCCAGAGTCGGAGAACGACTTTGGGAGCTACAACTGCTCCGCCTCCAATGAGATGGGCACCGAGTCCAAGGAGTTCCTTCTCATTCAGGCCG acgTGCCATCTGCCCCTTCCGTCGGACAGGTGGAGCCCTTCTCCAGCTCGGCCAGGGTGCTGTTCCAGGAGCCCGAAGCCTCCGGGGGGGTGCCCATCCTGCGCTACCGGGCCGAGTGGAAGCCCGTGACCCGGGGGAGCTGGGTGCACCGGGTCTACGAGGTCCAGagag GTGCTTCGACGGAGGTGACGATCACAGGCCTGAAGCCAGAGACCAACTATGAGGTGAAGATGTCTGCCGCCAACGGCAAGGGAGAAGGTGACAGCAGCCCCGCTGTGATCTTCAAGACGGAGCCTGTTC GGGAGCCCAACCCTCCTAAGCTGGAGGGCATACTGCAGCCCAAAGGCAACTCCCTCAAGGTGAAGTGGACCAAGCAGGATGACGGGGGCTCGCCCATCACACACTACCTGGTCCGCTTCAAACCA AAGCAGCTGTCGGAGTGGAAGCCTGAGATGAGGATGCCCAGCGGGAGCGACTACGTGGTGCTCACCAGCCTGGACTGGAACACGGAGTACGAGGTGCTGGTGGTGGCCGAGAACCTGCAGGGGAAGTCCCAGCCCGGGGTCCTGACGGTCCGGACCGACCCCGAGCCAGCGGCCATCCCAG cgtcCCAGGGCTGCTCCGCGGTGACCTCCACCCTGAGCGCTCTCTTCATGTCCTTACTGACCACGCTCCTGCTCTCAtag
- the ncam1b gene encoding neural cell adhesion molecule 1b isoform X6, translating into MLHSKDIVFALLLVGSTVALDVQITPRQGEISVGESKFFLCEVVGEAEKIDWLSPSGDRIESNRPDVTVTRNDESSCTLTLYRAGVDNAGTYKCVATNGDQQAESTVNVKIYQKITFQNAPSPQEFNEGDSASLICDVISSPPPTVIWKHKGAKIQMEKDVRFKILSNNHLQIRGIKKTDEGMYTCEGRLMARGEIDFRVIKVVVNVAPSIRVWQSEVNATADAGQAAMLSCAADGFPEPMVSWARNGVVLEAGEKYSFNDDGSEMTLMDVAKLDEGEYTCIAKNKAGEVEQELSLRVFVKPRITYLVNQTASEMQEQVTLTCEASGDPTPTINWSSSKRVFKEEEQSLDGNVMVRSDARLSSLTLKKAEYTDAGLYLCTARSSIGEDARHAYLEIRYSPKITGSVAVYTWEGNPANMSCEVLAHPSQVSLLWLRDGLQLPSLNTTNIKVYSGPSASFLEVTPESENDFGSYNCSASNEMGTESKEFLLIQADVPSAPSVGQVEPFSSSARVLFQEPEASGGVPILRYRAEWKPVTRGSWVHRVYEVQRGASTEVTITGLKPETNYEVKMSAANGKGEGDSSPAVIFKTEPVREPNPPKLEGILQPKGNSLKVKWTKQDDGGSPITHYLVRFKPKQLSEWKPEMRMPSGSDYVVLTSLDWNTEYEVLVVAENLQGKSQPGVLTVRTDPEPAAIPADLGDESALSTGIIAGILLVAVLLLLLAVDVSCYFINKCGLIMCLCGKPGSTAKDSSLEGGKAAFMKDESKEPIVEVRTEDECTANHNAGGPTEPNETTPLTEPELAAHAAALALDTLSSVATNSDTPTADTFDPTLDSPSSETTTLTCSFLALASDPSPAPASAPAPTHAAPPKPAAPTLAPAHTRSSAPAPPTSPSPGPTRSAPALTPATATPPAPTRKISSDVPAKASPLLGDGAPLPEVRAAPAVTASDSPKPPRSPIPIPPKRRNSPKLLGTPRRASPPPSALATDSPSSSPTLNTNKPSPLAPANTSPGPEALVTPSSTKPTPAPPTALSTGLLTSTPPNTDPPAPGVQDTSAGPPPTKDILTPALTTLTPALTDLTATSGNTPTFLDADIISPGFLDSMTPAADASDILTPTPVAAPTLVPKVPIHAQAVPSATPTPISSSYDMLASTLTACPPATTEPRAPYNDLELSGVLSPSMALAELSRLGSAPVPAPSLANGDGADLLPLEDPETLAKAAVHNEKMICEEKTKEESDMKTALSEVTGELNNIARLNASESKA; encoded by the exons tgGCTTTGGACGTGCAGATCACccccaggcagggagagatCAGTGTCGGGGAGTCGAAGTTCTTCCTGTGCGAAG tggTCGGGGAGGCCGAGAAGATCGACTGGTTATCTCCCAGCGGCGACCGGATCGAGAGCAACAGGCCGGACGTCACCGTGACCCGCAACGACGAGTCGTCGTGCACGCTCACGCTCTACAGGGCCGGCGTGGACAACGCCGGGACGTACAAGTGCGTCGCCACCAACGGAGACCAGCAGGCCGAGTCCACGGTCAACGTCAAGATCTACC AAAAGATCACTTTCCAGAATGCCCCGTCCCCCCAAGAGTTCAACGAAGGAGACAGCGCCAGCCTcatctgtgatgtcatcagctcCCCGCCCCCCACCGTCATCTGGAAACACAAAGGGGCCAAGATCCAAATGGAGAAGGATG TTCGGTTTAAGATCCTGAGCAACAACCACCTGCAGATCCGGGGGATCAAGAAGACTGACGAGGGCATGTACACCTGCGAGGGGCGCCTCATGGCCCGGGGAGAGATCGATTTCCGGGTCATCAAGGTCGTCGTCAACG TGGCCCCGTCCATCAGGGTCTGGCAGTCTGAGGTGAACGCCACGGCCGACGCCGGCCAGGCGGCCATGTTGTCTTGTGCTGCCGACGGCTTCCCAGAGCCCATGGTGTCCTGGGCAAg GAACGGAGTGGTTCTGGAAGCAGGGGAGAAGTACAGCTTCAACGACGACGGCTCCGAGATGACTCTAATGGACGTGGCCAAGCTGGACGAGGGAGAGTACACCTGCATCGCCAAGAACAAGGccggggaggtggagcaggaacTCAGCCTGCGCGTGTTCG tgaAGCCCAGGATCACCTACCTGGTGAACCAAACCGCGTCAGAGATGCAGGAGCAGGTGACTCTGACCTGCGAGGCGTCAggtgaccccacccccaccatcaacTGGAGCTCCAGCAAGCGGGTCttcaaggaggaggagcag AGCCTGGACGGGAACGTGATGGTGAGGAGCGACGCCCgcctgtcctccctcaccctgaagAAGGCCGAGTACACGGACGCAGGCCTGTACCTCTGCACGGCACGCAGCTCCATCGGAGAGGACGCCCGGCACGCGTACCTGGAAATACGCT ACTCTCCTAAGATCACCGGCTCGGTCGCCGTGTATACCTGGGAGGGCAACCCAGCCAACATGAGCTGTGAGGTCCTGGCCCACCCCAGCCAGGTGTCCTTACTGTGGCTGAGAGACGGCCTGCAGCTGCCCAGCCTCAACACCACCAACATCAAGGTCTACAGCGGCCCATCAGCCAGCTTCTTGGAG GTCACCCCAGAGTCGGAGAACGACTTTGGGAGCTACAACTGCTCCGCCTCCAATGAGATGGGCACCGAGTCCAAGGAGTTCCTTCTCATTCAGGCCG acgTGCCATCTGCCCCTTCCGTCGGACAGGTGGAGCCCTTCTCCAGCTCGGCCAGGGTGCTGTTCCAGGAGCCCGAAGCCTCCGGGGGGGTGCCCATCCTGCGCTACCGGGCCGAGTGGAAGCCCGTGACCCGGGGGAGCTGGGTGCACCGGGTCTACGAGGTCCAGagag GTGCTTCGACGGAGGTGACGATCACAGGCCTGAAGCCAGAGACCAACTATGAGGTGAAGATGTCTGCCGCCAACGGCAAGGGAGAAGGTGACAGCAGCCCCGCTGTGATCTTCAAGACGGAGCCTGTTC GGGAGCCCAACCCTCCTAAGCTGGAGGGCATACTGCAGCCCAAAGGCAACTCCCTCAAGGTGAAGTGGACCAAGCAGGATGACGGGGGCTCGCCCATCACACACTACCTGGTCCGCTTCAAACCA AAGCAGCTGTCGGAGTGGAAGCCTGAGATGAGGATGCCCAGCGGGAGCGACTACGTGGTGCTCACCAGCCTGGACTGGAACACGGAGTACGAGGTGCTGGTGGTGGCCGAGAACCTGCAGGGGAAGTCCCAGCCCGGGGTCCTGACGGTCCGGACCGACCCCGAGCCAGCGGCCATCCCAG cagacCTGGGCGACGAGTCGGCGCTGTCCACGGGCATCATCGCCGGCATCCTCCTGGTGgccgtgctgctgctgctgctggccgtGGACGTCAGCTGCTACTTCATCAACAAGTGCGGCCTGATCATGTGTCTGTGCGGGAAGCCCGGCTCCACGGCCAAGGACAGCAGCCTGGAAGGTGGCAAGGCAGCCTTCAT GAAAGACGAGTCCAAAGAGCCCATCGTGGAGGTGAGGACGGAAGACGAATGCACGGCCAATCACAACGCGGGCGGGCCCACGGAACCCAACGAGACCACGCCCCTCACAGAGCCAGA gCTGGCCGCTCACGCCGCGGCCCTGGCCCTGGACACGCTCTCCTCCGTAGCCACCAACTCTGACACGCCCACCGCCGACACCTTTGACCCCACCCTGGACAGCCCCTCTAGCGagaccaccaccctcacctgcAGCTTCTTAGCCCTGGCTAGcgacccctctcctgccccggcCTCTGCCCCGGCCCCCACCCATGCTGCCCCACCCAAACCCGCAGCCCCTAcactagccccagcccacaCCCGctcctctgccccagccccacccacaTCCCCTTCCCCAGGCCCCACTCGTTctgcccctgccctcacccctgcCACGGCCACGCCCCCGGCCCCCACTCGGAAGATCTCCTCTGACGTCCCAGCTAAAGCATCCCCGTTGCTAGGAGACGGAGCCCCCCTGCCTGAGGTCAGAGCTGCCCCTGCTGTGACTGCCTCTGACAGCCCCAAACCTCCACGGTCCCCGATACCAATCCCCCCCAAGCGCCGCAACTCTCCCAAACTACTGGGCACGCCTCGCAGAGCCAGCCCCCCCCCGTCTGCCCTCGCCActgactccccctcctcctctcccaccctgaACACCAACAAACCCTCTCCCCTGGCCCCTGCGAATACATCTCCTGGCCCTGAAGCACTTGTTACCCCCAGCTCCACCAAACCTACCCCAGCtccacctacagccctgtccaccgGTCTGCTCACCTCTACCCCTCCTAACACTGATCCACCAGCCCCTGGTGTCCAGGACACCAGCGCTGGACCACCTCCTACCAAAGATATCCTGACCCCAGCTCTCACTACCCTGACCCCAGCTCTCACTGACCTAACAGCCACCAGCGGTAATACCCCAACCTTCCTGGACGCTGACATCATTTCCCCCGGATTCCTTGATAGTATGACACCTGCCGCTGACGCTTCAGacatcctcacccccacccctgtaGCTGCACCCACACTTGTCCCTAAAGTCCCCATCCATGCCCAAGCGGTGCCCTCTgccacccccacacccatctcctcttcctacgACATGCTAGCTTCCACTCTGACCGCCTGTCCGCCCGCGACCACAGAGCCCAGGGCCCCATACAATGACTTAGAGCTGAGCGGTGTGCTGAGCCCCTCCATGGCCCTAGCAGAGCTCTCTAGGCTGGGGAGCGCTCccgtccctgccccctccctggccaACGGAGACGGAGCTGACCTCCTGCCTCTGGAGGACCCTGAGACTCTGGCCAAGGCTGCAGTCCACAACGA GAAGATGATATGCGAGGAAAAGACTAAAGAGGAGTCGGACATGAAGACAGCCCTGTCAGAGGTGACAGGAGAACTCAACAACATCGCACGTCTAAACGCCAGCGAGAGCAAAGCATGA
- the ncam1b gene encoding neural cell adhesion molecule 1b isoform X4, producing MLHSKDIVFALLLVGSTVALDVQITPRQGEISVGESKFFLCEVVGEAEKIDWLSPSGDRIESNRPDVTVTRNDESSCTLTLYRAGVDNAGTYKCVATNGDQQAESTVNVKIYQKITFQNAPSPQEFNEGDSASLICDVISSPPPTVIWKHKGAKIQMEKDVRFKILSNNHLQIRGIKKTDEGMYTCEGRLMARGEIDFRVIKVVVNVAPSIRVWQSEVNATADAGQAAMLSCAADGFPEPMVSWARNGVVLEAGEKYSFNDDGSEMTLMDVAKLDEGEYTCIAKNKAGEVEQELSLRVFVKPRITYLVNQTASEMQEQVTLTCEASGDPTPTINWSSSKRVFKEEEQSLDGNVMVRSDARLSSLTLKKAEYTDAGLYLCTARSSIGEDARHAYLEIRYSPKITGSVAVYTWEGNPANMSCEVLAHPSQVSLLWLRDGLQLPSLNTTNIKVYSGPSASFLEVTPESENDFGSYNCSASNEMGTESKEFLLIQADVPSAPSVGQVEPFSSSARVLFQEPEASGGVPILRYRAEWKPVTRGSWVHRVYEVQRGASTEVTITGLKPETNYEVKMSAANGKGEGDSSPAVIFKTEPVRYSYTREPNPPKLEGILQPKGNSLKVKWTKQDDGGSPITHYLVRFKPKQLSEWKPEMRMPSGSDYVVLTSLDWNTEYEVLVVAENLQGKSQPGVLTVRTDPEPAAIPADLGDESALSTGIIAGILLVAVLLLLLAVDVSCYFINKCGLIMCLCGKPGSTAKDSSLEGGKAAFMKDESKEPIVEVRTEDECTANHNAGGPTEPNETTPLTEPELAAHAAALALDTLSSVATNSDTPTADTFDPTLDSPSSETTTLTCSFLALASDPSPAPASAPAPTHAAPPKPAAPTLAPAHTRSSAPAPPTSPSPGPTRSAPALTPATATPPAPTRKISSDVPAKASPLLGDGAPLPEVRAAPAVTASDSPKPPRSPIPIPPKRRNSPKLLGTPRRASPPPSALATDSPSSSPTLNTNKPSPLAPANTSPGPEALVTPSSTKPTPAPPTALSTGLLTSTPPNTDPPAPGVQDTSAGPPPTKDILTPALTTLTPALTDLTATSGNTPTFLDADIISPGFLDSMTPAADASDILTPTPVAAPTLVPKVPIHAQAVPSATPTPISSSYDMLASTLTACPPATTEPRAPYNDLELSGVLSPSMALAELSRLGSAPVPAPSLANGDGADLLPLEDPETLAKAAVHNEKMICEEKTKEESDMKTALSEVTGELNNIARLNASESKA from the exons tgGCTTTGGACGTGCAGATCACccccaggcagggagagatCAGTGTCGGGGAGTCGAAGTTCTTCCTGTGCGAAG tggTCGGGGAGGCCGAGAAGATCGACTGGTTATCTCCCAGCGGCGACCGGATCGAGAGCAACAGGCCGGACGTCACCGTGACCCGCAACGACGAGTCGTCGTGCACGCTCACGCTCTACAGGGCCGGCGTGGACAACGCCGGGACGTACAAGTGCGTCGCCACCAACGGAGACCAGCAGGCCGAGTCCACGGTCAACGTCAAGATCTACC AAAAGATCACTTTCCAGAATGCCCCGTCCCCCCAAGAGTTCAACGAAGGAGACAGCGCCAGCCTcatctgtgatgtcatcagctcCCCGCCCCCCACCGTCATCTGGAAACACAAAGGGGCCAAGATCCAAATGGAGAAGGATG TTCGGTTTAAGATCCTGAGCAACAACCACCTGCAGATCCGGGGGATCAAGAAGACTGACGAGGGCATGTACACCTGCGAGGGGCGCCTCATGGCCCGGGGAGAGATCGATTTCCGGGTCATCAAGGTCGTCGTCAACG TGGCCCCGTCCATCAGGGTCTGGCAGTCTGAGGTGAACGCCACGGCCGACGCCGGCCAGGCGGCCATGTTGTCTTGTGCTGCCGACGGCTTCCCAGAGCCCATGGTGTCCTGGGCAAg GAACGGAGTGGTTCTGGAAGCAGGGGAGAAGTACAGCTTCAACGACGACGGCTCCGAGATGACTCTAATGGACGTGGCCAAGCTGGACGAGGGAGAGTACACCTGCATCGCCAAGAACAAGGccggggaggtggagcaggaacTCAGCCTGCGCGTGTTCG tgaAGCCCAGGATCACCTACCTGGTGAACCAAACCGCGTCAGAGATGCAGGAGCAGGTGACTCTGACCTGCGAGGCGTCAggtgaccccacccccaccatcaacTGGAGCTCCAGCAAGCGGGTCttcaaggaggaggagcag AGCCTGGACGGGAACGTGATGGTGAGGAGCGACGCCCgcctgtcctccctcaccctgaagAAGGCCGAGTACACGGACGCAGGCCTGTACCTCTGCACGGCACGCAGCTCCATCGGAGAGGACGCCCGGCACGCGTACCTGGAAATACGCT ACTCTCCTAAGATCACCGGCTCGGTCGCCGTGTATACCTGGGAGGGCAACCCAGCCAACATGAGCTGTGAGGTCCTGGCCCACCCCAGCCAGGTGTCCTTACTGTGGCTGAGAGACGGCCTGCAGCTGCCCAGCCTCAACACCACCAACATCAAGGTCTACAGCGGCCCATCAGCCAGCTTCTTGGAG GTCACCCCAGAGTCGGAGAACGACTTTGGGAGCTACAACTGCTCCGCCTCCAATGAGATGGGCACCGAGTCCAAGGAGTTCCTTCTCATTCAGGCCG acgTGCCATCTGCCCCTTCCGTCGGACAGGTGGAGCCCTTCTCCAGCTCGGCCAGGGTGCTGTTCCAGGAGCCCGAAGCCTCCGGGGGGGTGCCCATCCTGCGCTACCGGGCCGAGTGGAAGCCCGTGACCCGGGGGAGCTGGGTGCACCGGGTCTACGAGGTCCAGagag GTGCTTCGACGGAGGTGACGATCACAGGCCTGAAGCCAGAGACCAACTATGAGGTGAAGATGTCTGCCGCCAACGGCAAGGGAGAAGGTGACAGCAGCCCCGCTGTGATCTTCAAGACGGAGCCTGTTC GTTATTCTTACACAA GGGAGCCCAACCCTCCTAAGCTGGAGGGCATACTGCAGCCCAAAGGCAACTCCCTCAAGGTGAAGTGGACCAAGCAGGATGACGGGGGCTCGCCCATCACACACTACCTGGTCCGCTTCAAACCA AAGCAGCTGTCGGAGTGGAAGCCTGAGATGAGGATGCCCAGCGGGAGCGACTACGTGGTGCTCACCAGCCTGGACTGGAACACGGAGTACGAGGTGCTGGTGGTGGCCGAGAACCTGCAGGGGAAGTCCCAGCCCGGGGTCCTGACGGTCCGGACCGACCCCGAGCCAGCGGCCATCCCAG cagacCTGGGCGACGAGTCGGCGCTGTCCACGGGCATCATCGCCGGCATCCTCCTGGTGgccgtgctgctgctgctgctggccgtGGACGTCAGCTGCTACTTCATCAACAAGTGCGGCCTGATCATGTGTCTGTGCGGGAAGCCCGGCTCCACGGCCAAGGACAGCAGCCTGGAAGGTGGCAAGGCAGCCTTCAT GAAAGACGAGTCCAAAGAGCCCATCGTGGAGGTGAGGACGGAAGACGAATGCACGGCCAATCACAACGCGGGCGGGCCCACGGAACCCAACGAGACCACGCCCCTCACAGAGCCAGA gCTGGCCGCTCACGCCGCGGCCCTGGCCCTGGACACGCTCTCCTCCGTAGCCACCAACTCTGACACGCCCACCGCCGACACCTTTGACCCCACCCTGGACAGCCCCTCTAGCGagaccaccaccctcacctgcAGCTTCTTAGCCCTGGCTAGcgacccctctcctgccccggcCTCTGCCCCGGCCCCCACCCATGCTGCCCCACCCAAACCCGCAGCCCCTAcactagccccagcccacaCCCGctcctctgccccagccccacccacaTCCCCTTCCCCAGGCCCCACTCGTTctgcccctgccctcacccctgcCACGGCCACGCCCCCGGCCCCCACTCGGAAGATCTCCTCTGACGTCCCAGCTAAAGCATCCCCGTTGCTAGGAGACGGAGCCCCCCTGCCTGAGGTCAGAGCTGCCCCTGCTGTGACTGCCTCTGACAGCCCCAAACCTCCACGGTCCCCGATACCAATCCCCCCCAAGCGCCGCAACTCTCCCAAACTACTGGGCACGCCTCGCAGAGCCAGCCCCCCCCCGTCTGCCCTCGCCActgactccccctcctcctctcccaccctgaACACCAACAAACCCTCTCCCCTGGCCCCTGCGAATACATCTCCTGGCCCTGAAGCACTTGTTACCCCCAGCTCCACCAAACCTACCCCAGCtccacctacagccctgtccaccgGTCTGCTCACCTCTACCCCTCCTAACACTGATCCACCAGCCCCTGGTGTCCAGGACACCAGCGCTGGACCACCTCCTACCAAAGATATCCTGACCCCAGCTCTCACTACCCTGACCCCAGCTCTCACTGACCTAACAGCCACCAGCGGTAATACCCCAACCTTCCTGGACGCTGACATCATTTCCCCCGGATTCCTTGATAGTATGACACCTGCCGCTGACGCTTCAGacatcctcacccccacccctgtaGCTGCACCCACACTTGTCCCTAAAGTCCCCATCCATGCCCAAGCGGTGCCCTCTgccacccccacacccatctcctcttcctacgACATGCTAGCTTCCACTCTGACCGCCTGTCCGCCCGCGACCACAGAGCCCAGGGCCCCATACAATGACTTAGAGCTGAGCGGTGTGCTGAGCCCCTCCATGGCCCTAGCAGAGCTCTCTAGGCTGGGGAGCGCTCccgtccctgccccctccctggccaACGGAGACGGAGCTGACCTCCTGCCTCTGGAGGACCCTGAGACTCTGGCCAAGGCTGCAGTCCACAACGA GAAGATGATATGCGAGGAAAAGACTAAAGAGGAGTCGGACATGAAGACAGCCCTGTCAGAGGTGACAGGAGAACTCAACAACATCGCACGTCTAAACGCCAGCGAGAGCAAAGCATGA